The following proteins are co-located in the Micromonospora viridifaciens genome:
- a CDS encoding dienelactone hydrolase family protein yields the protein MYPGAPHGYSQSDTPIYDERAGERHWSALFDLLDRTFRR from the coding sequence GTGTATCCGGGCGCCCCGCACGGCTACAGCCAGTCCGACACCCCGATATACGACGAGCGGGCCGGCGAGCGCCACTGGTCGGCCCTGTTCGATCTGCTCGACCGGACGTTCCGCCGCTGA